CCAACGCCATCCAGGCGGGGTGCCTCGGCGGGTTGCACGCCGAGGTCGCCTTCGCGGGCCGGCGGGCGCACAGCGCGCGCCCCTGGCAGGGCGAGAACGCGATCTACAAGGCGCACGCCTGCCTGGGGCGCCTGGCCGCCTTCGCACCGCGCGAAGTCGTGGTGGGCGGCCTGTCCTTCCGGGAGGTGATGACCGCGACGACCGCCGTCTCGCGGGGCGGCCGCAACGTGGTGCCCGACCGCTTCGTGGTCAACGTCAACTACCGGTTCGCGCCGGGCAAGTCGCTCGAAGCCGCGCGCGCCGAGGTCGCCGACCTCGTCGCGGGCGACGGCGAAATCGCGTTCGTCGACGAAGCGCCTGCCGGTGACGTGGCGCACGATCACCCCCTCCTGGCGCCGTGGCGCGAGCGGCACGACCTGGCGGTCGAACCCAAGCAGGCCTGGACGGACGTGGCGCAACTCTCGGAAGCCGGCATCCCGGCGATCAACTTCGGCCCGGGCGACCCGGCCCAGGCTCACAAGGCCGGAGAGTGGGTGGATGTTTCGGCCCTCGCCCGGAGCTACCGCCTGCTCGCGGACCTCCTCGCA
The sequence above is a segment of the Candidatus Tanganyikabacteria bacterium genome. Coding sequences within it:
- a CDS encoding succinyl-diaminopimelate desuccinylase — encoded protein: LSDAGTEACATDATGGAGLRAGRDAGAKSSEPRYDAALADLALELLRIPSVTGGEAAIAEFVHEQCTRRGAGSRRIGNCVVATRTGEAGGPRVGLFGHLDTVPPAADQPCGREDGRLFGCGSSDMKGALAVMLELLARQHRASLVAVFYDREEGPYLDNGLRSLLAAGALGRLDVALALEPTANAIQAGCLGGLHAEVAFAGRRAHSARPWQGENAIYKAHACLGRLAAFAPREVVVGGLSFREVMTATTAVSRGGRNVVPDRFVVNVNYRFAPGKSLEAARAEVADLVAGDGEIAFVDEAPAGDVAHDHPLLAPWRERHDLAVEPKQAWTDVAQLSEAGIPAINFGPGDPAQAHKAGEWVDVSALARSYRLLADLLA